Below is a window of Fimbriimonadaceae bacterium DNA.
CCTTAAAGAGGTCTCCAAAAAGCGGCTTCACCTGAGCCATCCCTGACGTCCCCGATACTAGCCCGATCAACATTCCACCGAGGAGAAGCATGACGGTCTTTCCCGTGAACAACTCCCGCAAAAGCTTGCTTGCCTCCGCATGCTGCGACCGTGGAGCCAGCGTTAGCGCAAGGAGAATAGCCGGAATCTCCAGCACCGCCACCAATGCTGGCATGAACCCTTCGGTGGTGATCTTTTGAGTCTCGGCGAAAGACACCGCCGCGATAAACGTCACGGCCGAAACCGAACCGTAGTGCGCTGCAAGCGAGGCCGCATCGACCCGCTCAATCTTTCCAAGCTTTAGTGCAACGAGAAAGCTCAGGTAAGCGGTCAAGACACCCAAGAGTAAAGTTGCCACACCAGGCTTCCACAAATCTTGAATCGAAGACTCCGAAAGCGCAACGCCACCCTTCAACCCAATCGCAAAGAGAAGGTAGATCGAAAGCGCTGTGTAAAGCCCATCCGGCAGCTTCATGTCGCTCTTCAATAGTGTCGCGATTGCCCCCAGGACAAACGCAAGAACCATCGGCGTCAACAGATTCGCACTCAAAAGCTCAACAGACATGCTTGCTTGGTCACCCCTTTCTTTTGA
It encodes the following:
- a CDS encoding sodium-dependent bicarbonate transport family permease translates to MSVELLSANLLTPMVLAFVLGAIATLLKSDMKLPDGLYTALSIYLLFAIGLKGGVALSESSIQDLWKPGVATLLLGVLTAYLSFLVALKLGKIERVDAASLAAHYGSVSAVTFIAAVSFAETQKITTEGFMPALVAVLEIPAILLALTLAPRSQHAEASKLLRELFTGKTVMLLLGGMLIGLVSGTSGMAQVKPLFGDLFKGALTIFLLEMGIVAAQRVGDLRKHGLFLCGFGVFVPLVNGMLGVFAGTLAGMSIGGAGVLGAMAASASYIAAPAAVRVALPKANLSLSLSAAMAITFPFNLIIGIPLFLQAAHWMR